One window from the genome of Gopherus evgoodei ecotype Sinaloan lineage chromosome 2, rGopEvg1_v1.p, whole genome shotgun sequence encodes:
- the STAMBP gene encoding STAM-binding protein isoform X1, whose product MPDHTDVSLLPEERVRRLIQMGSSVEVNEDVPPRRYYRSGLEIIRMATIYSEEGNIERAFILYNKYITLFLEKLPKHRDYKTAVLPEKKDTVKKLKEVAFPRAEELKKELLKRYTKEYVEYSERKKKEEEEFARNLALQQQLEEERQRVAQMKQQQAEQEQFNAFEELIRRKELEKERLRILQEFGKPELGPESQGGPLIPGVEKPPTDLSPKLSASPVPPASPVVGTVLPKLPVVDRSLKPGALGSPENNVMTEGLRHVIIPKGLCHKFLQVADANTARGVETCGILCGKLLRNEFTITHVIVPKQHGGPDYCNTENEEELFLIQDQDSLITLGWIHTHPTQTAFLSSVDLHTHCSYQMMLAESIAIVCAPKYQETGFFKLTDHGLEEISSCRQKGFHPHSKDPPLFTSCTHVSVAEGDVVLMDLR is encoded by the exons ATGCCAGACCACACGGATGTCAGCCTCCTTCCAGAGGAGCGAGTCAGGAGGCTGATCCAGATGGGGAGCTCCGTGGAGGTGAATGAGGATGTTCCGCCACGGCGGTATTACCGCTCTGGGCTCGAAATCATCCGTATGGCAACGATTTATTCTGAGGAAGGCAACATTGAGCGCGCCTTCATACTGTACAACAAGTATATCAC GCTGTTTCTAGAGAAGCTGCCAAAGCATCGCGATTACAAAACTGCCGTCCTCCCTGAGAAGAAAGACACGGTGAAG aaACTCAAAGAAGTTGCATTTCCCAGAGCTGAGGAGTTGAAGAAGGAGCTGCTAAAGCGATACACCAAAGAGTATGTGGAATACAGTGAGCGAAAG aagaaggaggaggaggagttcgCACGTAATCTGGCTCTGCaacagcagctggaggaggagaggcaaAGGGTAGCCCAGATGAAGCAGCAACAGGCGGAGCAGGAGCAATTTAATGCCTTCGAGGAGCTGATCCGGCGCAAGGAGCTGGAGAAAGAGCGTCTGAGAATCCTGCAGGAATTTGGGAAGCCAGAGCTAGGTCCTGAGTCTCAGGGGGGACCCCTGATACCAGGCGTGGAAAAGCCCCCAACTGACTTAAGCCCAAAGCTTTCTGCATCTCCTGTACCACCTGCAAGCCCAGTGGTAGGAACAGTGCTGCCAAAACTGCCTGTCGTGGACAGATCTCTGAAACCTGGAGCTTTGGGGAGTCCGGAAAACA ACGTAATGACAGAGGGCCTTCGCCATGTCATCATCCCCAAGGGGCTCTGCCATAAGTTCCTCCAAGTAGCGGATGCTAACACTGCCCGGGGCGTGGAGACATGTGGAATCCTCTGTGGGAAACTG CTGAGGAACGAGTTCACGATAACGCATGTCATTGTACCCAAACAACACGGAGGCCCCGATTATTGCAACACGGAGAACGAGGAGGAGCTCTTCCTAATTCAGGATCAGGACAGCCTCATCACTCTGGGCTGGATCCAT ACTCACCCTACGCAAACAGCTTTTCTTTCCAGCGTGGATCTGCACACGCACTGCTCTTATCAGATGATGCTGGCTGAGTCCATTGCCATTGTGTGTGCACCCAAATACCAGGA GACGGGATTCTTCAAGCTGACAGACCATGGCCTGGAGGAGATCTCTTCCTGTAGGCAGAAGGGCTTTCATCCACACAGCAAAGATCCACCTCTCTTCACC AGCTGCACTCATGTGTCAGTAGCTGAGGGAGACGTGGTGCTGATGGATCTTCGATAA
- the STAMBP gene encoding STAM-binding protein isoform X2, which yields MPDHTDVSLLPEERVRRLIQMGSSVEVNEDVPPRRYYRSGLEIIRMATIYSEEGNIERAFILYNKYITLFLEKLPKHRDYKTAVLPEKKDTVKKLKEVAFPRAEELKKELLKRYTKEYVEYSERKKKEEEEFARNLALQQQLEEERQRVAQMKQQQAEQEQFNAFEELIRRKELEKERLRILQEFGKPELGPESQGGPLIPGVEKPPTDLSPKLSASPVPPASPVVGTVLPKLPVVDRSLKPGALGSPENNVMTEGLRHVIIPKGLCHKFLQVADANTARGVETCGILCGKLLRNEFTITHVIVPKQHGGPDYCNTENEEELFLIQDQDSLITLGWIHDGILQADRPWPGGDLFL from the exons ATGCCAGACCACACGGATGTCAGCCTCCTTCCAGAGGAGCGAGTCAGGAGGCTGATCCAGATGGGGAGCTCCGTGGAGGTGAATGAGGATGTTCCGCCACGGCGGTATTACCGCTCTGGGCTCGAAATCATCCGTATGGCAACGATTTATTCTGAGGAAGGCAACATTGAGCGCGCCTTCATACTGTACAACAAGTATATCAC GCTGTTTCTAGAGAAGCTGCCAAAGCATCGCGATTACAAAACTGCCGTCCTCCCTGAGAAGAAAGACACGGTGAAG aaACTCAAAGAAGTTGCATTTCCCAGAGCTGAGGAGTTGAAGAAGGAGCTGCTAAAGCGATACACCAAAGAGTATGTGGAATACAGTGAGCGAAAG aagaaggaggaggaggagttcgCACGTAATCTGGCTCTGCaacagcagctggaggaggagaggcaaAGGGTAGCCCAGATGAAGCAGCAACAGGCGGAGCAGGAGCAATTTAATGCCTTCGAGGAGCTGATCCGGCGCAAGGAGCTGGAGAAAGAGCGTCTGAGAATCCTGCAGGAATTTGGGAAGCCAGAGCTAGGTCCTGAGTCTCAGGGGGGACCCCTGATACCAGGCGTGGAAAAGCCCCCAACTGACTTAAGCCCAAAGCTTTCTGCATCTCCTGTACCACCTGCAAGCCCAGTGGTAGGAACAGTGCTGCCAAAACTGCCTGTCGTGGACAGATCTCTGAAACCTGGAGCTTTGGGGAGTCCGGAAAACA ACGTAATGACAGAGGGCCTTCGCCATGTCATCATCCCCAAGGGGCTCTGCCATAAGTTCCTCCAAGTAGCGGATGCTAACACTGCCCGGGGCGTGGAGACATGTGGAATCCTCTGTGGGAAACTG CTGAGGAACGAGTTCACGATAACGCATGTCATTGTACCCAAACAACACGGAGGCCCCGATTATTGCAACACGGAGAACGAGGAGGAGCTCTTCCTAATTCAGGATCAGGACAGCCTCATCACTCTGGGCTGGATCCAT GACGGGATTCTTCAAGCTGACAGACCATGGCCTGGAGGAGATCTCTTCCTGTAG